The Anas acuta chromosome 2, bAnaAcu1.1, whole genome shotgun sequence genome contains a region encoding:
- the NKIRAS1 gene encoding NF-kappa-B inhibitor-interacting Ras-like protein 1 isoform X1, which yields MGKGYKVVVCGMASVGKTAILEQLLYGKHTVGLEEGATMEDVYLASVETDRGVKEQLRLYDTRGLQEGVELPKHYFSVADGFVLVYAVTSLEAFQRVELLKKEIDVFRDKKEVTVIVLGNKTDLLEQRQVETEAAQQWARAEKVRLWEVTVTDRKTLLEPFTYLASKLSQSQNKSTFPLPGRKSKGNNCDN from the exons ATGGGGAAGGGCTACAAGGTGGTGGTGTGCGGCATGGCGTCGGTGGGAAAAACCGCGATTTTGGAGCAGCTCCTCTACGGAAAGCACACCGTGG GTTTAGAAGAGGGTGCCACGATGGAAGACGTGTACCTGGCATCTGTGGAGACAGACCGGGGCGTGAAGGAACAGTTACGGCTTTATGACACCAGGGGTCTGCAGGAGGGTGTCGAGCTGCCAAAGCACTACTTCTCCGTCGCCGATGGCTTCGTTCTCGTGTATGCCGTGACCAGCCTCGAAGCCTTCCAAAGAGTTGAACTGCTCAAAAAAGAGATCGATGTCTTTAGAGATAAAAAGGAG GTAACAGTGATCGTCTTGGGAAACAAAACCGACCTGCTGGAGCAAAGACAAGTGGAAACAGAAGCGGCACAGCAATGGGCAAGGGCTGAGAAAGTGAGACTGTGGGAAGTGACCGTGACAGATCGGAAAACGCTGCTTGAGCCCTTCACCTACTTAGCCAGCAAGCTCTCCCAGTCCCAGAACAAATCAACGTTCCCCTTGCCTGGAAGGAAGAGCAAAGGGAATAACTGTGATAACTAA
- the NKIRAS1 gene encoding NF-kappa-B inhibitor-interacting Ras-like protein 1 isoform X2: MEDVYLASVETDRGVKEQLRLYDTRGLQEGVELPKHYFSVADGFVLVYAVTSLEAFQRVELLKKEIDVFRDKKEVTVIVLGNKTDLLEQRQVETEAAQQWARAEKVRLWEVTVTDRKTLLEPFTYLASKLSQSQNKSTFPLPGRKSKGNNCDN; the protein is encoded by the exons ATGGAAGACGTGTACCTGGCATCTGTGGAGACAGACCGGGGCGTGAAGGAACAGTTACGGCTTTATGACACCAGGGGTCTGCAGGAGGGTGTCGAGCTGCCAAAGCACTACTTCTCCGTCGCCGATGGCTTCGTTCTCGTGTATGCCGTGACCAGCCTCGAAGCCTTCCAAAGAGTTGAACTGCTCAAAAAAGAGATCGATGTCTTTAGAGATAAAAAGGAG GTAACAGTGATCGTCTTGGGAAACAAAACCGACCTGCTGGAGCAAAGACAAGTGGAAACAGAAGCGGCACAGCAATGGGCAAGGGCTGAGAAAGTGAGACTGTGGGAAGTGACCGTGACAGATCGGAAAACGCTGCTTGAGCCCTTCACCTACTTAGCCAGCAAGCTCTCCCAGTCCCAGAACAAATCAACGTTCCCCTTGCCTGGAAGGAAGAGCAAAGGGAATAACTGTGATAACTAA